Sequence from the Curtobacterium sp. MCLR17_007 genome:
CGCCGACCCGACGAAGCTCACCCGCACGATCGACCCCACCCAGGAGTCGGTCCAGCTGGGCTACGAGCGTGAGTTCGTCGCCGCGGCCACCGGCCTGGTGACCTTCACGCCGACGGAGTCGAAGTACAACCCGCTCCGCCTGGCCACCTACGCGGCCCCGAAGGCCGTCAGCGCCGTGCACGGTGCGGACACCACCTTCGCCGCCGACCAGACGACCGCCGACGTGGCCCTGTCCGGCCGCGGCGTGACCGGGGCCCTGGTGGCACCGTTCGTGCTCGGTGGGACGGACCCGCAGGAGTCGTTCCCGGACGGCTCGGCGAAGCAGTCGCTGCAGGCCGCTGACGTCCGTGCCTTCGGAGCCAGCGCGGCTGACGGAACCCTGGCGTTCGGCGTCCAGACGACCGGTCCCGACGCCGACCCCGGCGCCGTGACCAACGTCGAGGTGCTCATCGACGCCGACCGAGACGGCACGCCGGACTACCTGGTGTACGACGCCAAGTCGGCAGCGGTGGACGCCACCTTCGCGACGACGATCGACCTCGCCACCGGCGAGACGCTCGACTCGCAGCCGCTCAACGGCGGGGCACCGGGCCAGGACGTCAACACGTTCGACAGCGCGGTGAAGGTGCTGACGGTCTCGCAGAGCGCCATCGGCGTCACGGGGGCGTTCGACTACTCGGTCCTGACCGAGTCGGCGTACGCACCGGCACGGGCCACGGACGGTTCCTCGGTGGTGGACGACACCGCCACGGCGACGTTCGACCCCGCCGCACCGGGGCTGTCCTTCGCACAGGGCGGGACGGCCGGCGTGCTGTTCTCCGACGCCGGGTCGCTGCAGGTGACCCGCGCCGCCGACACCACGTCGACGCCCCGCATCCTGCTGCTGCACCTGCACAACGCGGTCGGCGACCAGGTGGACACGCTCGGGACCTCGGTCGCCGCGCCCGTCCTGTCGCTCCGTGAGGGCAGCGCGGTGACCGTGTCGGGGACGCCGAAGGTCGGCAAGAAGCTGACGGCGCAGCACGGCAACTGGGACGCTCGTGGAGTCTCCTACTCCTACCAGTGGCTGCGCGACGGCACGGCGGTGACGGGTGCCGACAGCAAGACGTACAAGCTCGGCACCTCGGACCAGGGACACCGCTTCCAGGTCACGGTCACGGCGAAGGCGAAGGGCTACCAGGACGGCTCCGCCACCTCGGCGAAGACCGCGACGGTCGCCAAGCGCTGATGATCGGCCTGCCCCGGCCTTGAGGGAGCAGAAAACGTCGGGTCCCACTTCGGGACTCGACGTTTTCTGCTCCCTCGACGGGGGAGGGGTGGAGTGGGAGCGAGTGCAGGATTCAGTGCGGGGAGCGGACAGGTAGTTAGACAAATTAGTGATCCAGTGCCACGGTTGTGCCATGCACACGCAGAACACCCTCTCCCAGCTCCGTTCGAACCCGATGGAGTGGCGTCGACGGGGACTGACCCCGCCGGACGTGATCCAGGCCATGATCGAGCAGCGCCTGGCAGAGCCGGGCCACAGCCAGCCGGTCGGCGACCCGAGCTACGCGGACTTCTTCCGCGGCTGATCGCGGACGTCACCATGTGACGAACGGGAGGCACGGTGCCAGCTGGCACCGTGCCTCCCGTTCGTCGTCTGGCCAGCGAAGGCGGTGACCGGCGCGCTACGCGACGATCTGCACGACCGTCCCGACGGGCAGCGCGTTCACCGCGTCGACGGCGTCGCCGTCGAGTCGGACGCACCCGTGTGAGACCGCCCCGCGGGCGACGGACTCGTAGTGCACGCCGATCAGGCCGCCGTCGTTCCCCCCGTACGGTTCGTCCGCTGCGGACGAGTGCAGCGTCGTCAGCTGGATGGGGTGCACGGTCTGGTTCTGCGCCGGGTCGAGGTACCGGGCCTGGATGTACCCGATGACGCCCGTCGGGGTCGGGGTGCCGCCGGCGCCGACGCCGGCCGGGAACTCCTGCACGGTCTTGCCGTCCGATCCCACGATCGAGACGGTCTGCTTGCCGACCGAGATCACCACGTGGTCCTTGAGTGCGGTCTGCTTCGTCAGCAGGTCTCGACGGATCCAGGCGGCGCTCTGTGCGGCGGCGCCGTCCTTGACCGCGGAGGGGAGTGCCTGGCGTGCCGGGGTCATCACCATCGCCCAGGGGCCGGAGACCTTGACCGGGACGACGACCGTCGGGTCGCCGAGGAAGTTCTTCGCGGCGAGCCGGGCGACCGGCTTGCTGTGGTCGTCGCCGTACAGCGGCGCGTCCGCGCTGATCGTGTACGTCTCGTCGGCGGCCTTCGGGATCGTCGACTCGTAGTAGGGCAGCAAGCCCCCGATGACGGCGTTGTACTGCGCCTCCGGCAGGATCGCGATCTGTGCAGCGCTCGGCGCCGAGTAGGCGTCCGGCGTCGCGCTGGCGCTCCGGGTGGTCGTCGGCTTCGTGCTCGTCGTGGTGTCCTGCGCCGTGCAGGCGGTCAGCCCGAGCGTCAGGAGGAGCGCAGCGGCGAGCGTGGTGCTTGCCGCGCGGATGGTGCGGGTGCGGGTCATGCGGTGGTTCCTCCGGTGGGACGCCGACGGGGGCACGACCGATGGTCGTGCCCCCGCCTGCGGATCTGGTGTGACGACTAGCCAGCGACGACCGGGAGGGTGCCGGTCGGGCGGGTGCCCGTCCCCGGCGTGGTGCCGGTGCCGGTGCCGGTGCCGGTGCCCGCACCGGGCGTGGTGCCGGTCGCGACGGCCGGCAGGGTGATCGAGAAGTCGATCGTGTCGACGACGTTGAGGTCGGTGTCGACCTCACCGACCGTCAGGTCCTGCTTGGTCGACGCCGAGTCGGAGAAGGTGCCCGTGGTGGTCCACGTGCCGTCCTCGCCCACGAGCACGGCGGGTGCGACGACGTCACCGTCGGCGTTCACCACGGCGATCGCGTCACCGGGGGTGCCCTTGCCCGAGAAGGTCACCGTGCGGGAGTCGACCGTCGAGCCGTCCTTCGGGGTGATCAGGGTGAGGGGCGTCGTGGACGGTGCGGTGTCCGCTGCCGGCAGGTTGATCGTGAAGTCCACGGTCCCCTGTCCCTGGCCGCCACCGACCTGGTTGACGGACAGGTTCTGCACGACCGGAGCCGAGTCGCTGAACGTGCCCGTGGTGGTCCACGTGCCGTCCGCGGCGACGAGCACCTGCGGCGCGACGCGGTCACCCGCGGCGTTCAGCGTGTTGACCAGGTCGCCCGGGGTGCCGGTACCGGTGAAGGTGACGGTGCGCGAGTCGACGGTGTCGCCGTTCTTCGGCGTGACGAGGGAGAACTGCGACGCCGGGGCGACGGCGGGCAACGTGATGTTGACCGTGGTGTCGCCGGCGCCGCTGCCGCCGCGCACGTCGGTCACGCGGACAGCCTGGGCGCGCGCAGCCGAGTTCGGGAAGGTGACGGTGGCAGTCCAGGTCTGGTCTGCACCGACCACCACGACGCCGGTCAGACGGTCGCCGTTCGGGTCGAGGAGGTTGATCGTGTCGCCCTGCTGGCCGGTACCCGTGAAGGTGACGGTGCGGGAGGCGACGTCGTCGCCGTTCTTCGGGCTGGTGACCGAGAACGCAGCCTGGGTCGCCTCGGCGGCGGCGGTGAAGCTGCCCTGCGCCTGGGTCTGGAAGCCGTTGTTCTGCTCGAAGATGGTGTACGTCTTCGTGTCGGTGCCGGCGCTCTCGGGGATCTGGTAGGTCAGCGTCCAGGAGCCGTCGTTGCCGATGCGGACGCGGTTGACGCCGCCGTTCGGCGGGTCGACCTGGACGGTGAGACCCGGGGTGCCCGTGCCGGTCACGGTCAGCGTGCGACCGGAGACGGTGTGGGTGTTGATGGCGAACGCCGGGGTGACCTGGGGCGCGGCGGTGATCGTGGTCGTGCCGTCGGTGTTGAGGCCGTTCGGCAGCGTCTGGCGCACGGTGTACGTCTGCGCGGCGTCGTTGCCCGTCGGGATCGTGTAGGTGATCGTCCAGGTGCCGTCGGTGCTGATGGCGTGACGGGTGCTCGTCGAGGCGTCGAGCTGGATGTTCTCGCCGGGCGTGCCCGTGCCGTTGACCGTCAGCACGCGGCCGGAGACCGACTGGCTGGTCACGGACAGGTCGGCCGGGTTGGCCATTGCGGGGGTGGCGCCGAGGGCAACGCCGCCCACGACGATCGCGGCGCAGACCGGAAGGGCCATGGCCTTCTTGGTCCAGAAGGACTTGTTCATCGATGAACTGCTCTCTCCGTGCAGCAGACGGCACGGCGATCGGGCACCGGGGCTCGGGTGAACACCGGTCGGTGCCGCACGCGTGCGGCACTCGGAAGACGGGGCGGGAAACCCCGAGGCATCGTCAGTTGAACGCTGCCGCATGAACACTATGTCGAAACGATGGAGTCGTTCCACCCCGGAATGGAATGCCCCCCGTTCTGGGGTGCACGGGTGTCGCGGACTGTCCGCTTCCGACTGCCGGTGGCCAGCAGCGAGCGGGTGACGGGCAGGTGGCCGTTCGATAGACTCGGGTGGACCACCGGCCCAACGGTCGCGTGCGGTCCTCCGCCAACGTGAGGAGAACCAGATGCCCGCAGCAGTCATCATCGGCGCCCAGTGGGGCGACGAGGGCAAGGGAAAGGCCACCGACCTCCTCGGCAGCCGCATCGACTACGTCGTCAAGTTCAACGGCGGCAACAACGCCGGCCACACGGTCGTCGTCGGCGGCGAGAAGTACGCGCTGCACCTGCTGCCCTCCGGCATCCTCACGCCCGGCGTCACCCCGGTCATCGGCAACGGCGTCGTCGTCGACATCGAGGTCCTGTTCCAGGAGCTCGACGCCCTCAAGGCCCGCGGGGTCGACGTCTCCAAGCTCCGCGTCTCCGCGAACGCCCACGTCATCACGCACTACCACCGCACCATCGACAAGGTGACCGAGCGGTTCCTCGGCAAGCGGCAGATCGGCACCACCGGCCGCGGCATCGGACCGACCTACGCCGACAAGATCAACCGCGTCGGCATCCGCATCCAGGACATCTTCGACGAGAACATCCTGCGCCAGAAGGTCGAAGCCGCGCTCGACCAGAAGAACCACCTGCTGGTCAAGGTCTTCAACCGCCGTGCCATCGACGTGGACGAGGTGGTCGAGTCGCTGCTGTCCTTCGCCGACCGCCTGCGCCCGATGGTCGCCGACACCGCGCTCGAGATCCACCAGGCACTCGAGCGCGGCGACACCGTCCTGTTCGAGGCGGGCCAGGCCACCATGCTCGACGTCGACCACGGCACCTACCCGTTCGTCACCTCGTCGTCCGCCACCGCGGGCGGCGCGGCCACCGGCTCGGGGATCGGCCCGGGCAAGCTCGAGCGCATCATCGGCATCGTCAAGGCGTACACGACCCGTGTCGGCGCCGGTCCGTTCCCGACCGAGCTGTTCGACGAGTCGGGCGAGTTCCTGCGCGCCAACGGCTTCGAGTTTGGCACCACCACGGGGCGACCGCGTCGCTGCGGGTGGTACGACGCCCCGATCGCCCGGTACACGGCGCGGATCAACGGCGTGACCGACTTCGTGCTCACCAAGCTCGACGTCCTGACCGGGCTCGACACCATCCCCGTGTGCGTCGCGTACGAGGTCGACGGGCAGCGGGTCGACGAGGTGCCGGTCAACCAGTCCGACTTCCACCACGCCAAGCCCGTGTACCAGGAGTTCCCTGGCTGGACCGAGGACATCACCGGCGCCCGGTCGTTCGAGGACCTGCCGAAGAACGCCCAGGACTACGTGCTGGCGGTCGAGGCGATGTCCGGTGCGCGGATCTCGGCGATCGGCGTCGGGCCCGGCCGTGACGCGATCGTGGTCCGGCACGACCTGCTCGGGGCGTGAGCGTGCGCGTCCTGTTCGTCTGCAGCGGCAACATCTGTCGGTCGCCGCTCGGCGCGCAGGTCCTGCGTGCCCGTCTCGGTGACGCGGCGGCGTCGTTCGACGTCGAGTCCGCCGGCACCATCGCGGACGACGGCGCGGCGATGGACGGCGCGGCCGCCGAGCAGTCCGCGCGGCTGGGCGGGGACCCGTCGGCGCATGCCTCGCGGTACCTGACCTCCGACATCGTCGCGAGCGCGGACCTCGTGCTGACCGCCGAGCGCTCCCACCGGGCGGCGGCGGTGCAGCTCGCACCGCGGGCATCGAAGCGGGCGTTCACGATCAAGCAGTTCGCCCGCGTGTTGCAGGGGCTCGAGGCCGGCGACCTGGACGATGTCACCACCCCACAGCAACTGGTCGAGCGGGTCGCCCGACTGCGGGGGACCGTCCCGCCACCGGCCGATCCCGCCGACGACGACGTGGACGACCCCTACCGGCGCTCGACGGCGACGCACGAGCGGGTCGCGGACGAGATCGACCGGGCACTCACCGTGATCGCGGGAGCGCTGCGCGCAGTCGCCTGACCGGCGCGACCAGGAGACGGACAGGAGGCGCGGTGCCGGCTGGCACCGCGCCTCCAGTCCGTGACGTGCGCTGCGCGTGTCCGACTGGCGCCGTCAGACGGAGCGCGCGAGTCCGGCGTCCGCGTCCACCGCTGCGGGGACCGTGACGGGCTGCCGGCAGAGCGCCACGACGGTGACGTCGTCGTCGTGCACGACCGCGTCGGCCCGCTGGGCCAGGACGGTCACGAGCGCCGCCGGGTCGCGGTCCGCTTCGCCGCGGGCGAGGGCCGCCACAGCGTCGATCGCGTCGTCGCGGCCGCCGAACAGGTCGAGCACGCCGTCGCTGAAGGCGATGAGCATGTCGCCCGGGTCGAGCGTGCCCGTCGAGGTGCGCCACTCGTCGCGGATGCCCAGACCGAGTGGCAGGTCTGACGAGCGCAGTCGCTCCACCCCTCCGTCGGCCCGCAGCACGAAGGCCAGTCCGTGTCCGGCGTCGGCCCAGCGCATCGAGCCGTCGCTGCCCAGGCGAGCGTGGAAGAGCGTGGTGAACGCGACGACGCTGCGGCCGTCCTCGGCGGTGAGTCCGTCGGACGCCCGGTGCAGCGCCATCGAGGGGTCGTCGACGGCGCGGGCACTCCGCAGGGTCGTGCGGACGGCGGCGGCGATGAGTCCCGCGCCGACGCCCTTCCCCATCACGTCGCCCAGGCTGAGGGCGAGTCCGTCGTCGGTCGGGTACCAGTCGAAGAAGTCCCCGCCGACGCTCTTGGCCGGCAGGCAGGTGCCCGCGACCTGCAGCGTCCCGAGGGACCGGGTGTGGACGGCGGCGCTGCCGAACGGGGTGCTGCTGATCGTCGAGCCGTCCGCGGACGACGGCAGCAGGGAACGCTGCACCACGGCCGCGCGTTCGATCTCGGTGCGGACCTGCTGCTCGCGCTCCTCGGCGGCCTCGACACTCGCGCGCGCACGTCCGGCGAGCTCGTGCACGACGGCGGCCACGGAGCCGAACACGATGAGCGTGGTGCCGAGACGGACCAGTTCGCTGACGCCAGGAGCCCCGTCCGGCATGAGCACGAAGGGCGCCAGGATCACCCCGACGACGCCGGCCATCGCGAAGACGATGGTGCGACGCCGCGGCAGGGACGCCCACCACACCACGGGCAGCACGACCATGGACGTGAACACCGACGCACCCGCGCCGGTCCCGCTGCGCAGCAGCGCCAGGGCGACGAAGTCGAGCACCAGGACGACGGGGACGAGTGCAGCCGCGTGCGGCGCGAACGCCGCGAACAGGGTGGCGACGGCGACGACGACGATGCTCGCCAGGAAGGCGGCGGACCCGGTCACCGGCATGTCGGGCACGACCGTCGTGAGGAGCACCGCGAGGCCGACCAGACCGCTGATCGGGGCCTGTCGGACGAGTGCGCTGTCGAAGATGCTGGTGGGGCGAGACATGCTCATCGAAGGCTAGTGGCCCGGCGGCCCGTCATGGCGTCCCCGAGTCCCCCCGAACGCGTGCCACCGGGGTACCCCGTTCGGGCGCGTGTACCCCGTCTCAGCGTCGTGCTGCCCGCAGATCCGGGGGGATGATCACGAAGTTCCCTTGCGCAACCCGTGAAAGGGCGCGCAACGCTAGGGATCCGGGACGATGTCGTCGTAGGTTGTCATCACCGCAAGACGTACCCCGAACGTGACAGGAGCACCGCCATGAGCACGACCACCACGCAGACCGCGACGCCGCGCGAGGTCACCGTCGACACCGAGACCGTCGACATCATGGCGATCCTCGAAGCCGAGGCAGTCACCGGCCAGCGTGCCCAGCGCGCCCGCCTGTCCTGGACGCAGGAGACCGACGGCGAGTGGATCGCCAACTACGGCGGCTACTTCGGTGGTTCCGTCGACAAGCTCGGCGGTCGCTACGTCGCCTCGGACACCTTCGGCATGGTCGTCGGCGACTTCGCGTCGCTCGAGGACGCCCAGGCCAACCTGGCCGACCGGCTGCACGTCATGCTGCCGACGGTCATCCGCCCGGTCGACTAGCAGCCGGTTCGGCGCTCCGCCCGGCACGACGTCGTCCGGGCAGCAGGAAAACCGCGACGACGCCGAAGACGATGTACACGAAGTTGAACAGCGACGCGACGGTGACCAGCGCGGACGGGGATCCCGCGGTCGCCGTCGCGTCGTTCAGCCCTCCGGCGGCCATCAGCGTCGTCGGGTCGGTCAGCGCGTGCAGCAGCATCGGCACCACGAGCCACCGGCTGACCCGCAGCGCCAGGTACATCATCGCGCCGAAGCCCACGGCGTAGCCGACGGTCGCGAACACCAGCAGCGGGTTCCCGCCGCCGAGCAGGTTCTGCAGGTGGATGAGCCCGAACACCAGGGACGACAGCACGAACACCGCCCGCTCGCTGTACCCGTGCCGTTCGAGCAGGTCCACCGCGAAGCCGCGCGTCAGGAGCTCCTCGGCCAGGCCGACGCACAGCCCCATGAACAGGATCGACAGCACCAGGGGCGCCGAGAACCGCGACCAATCAGTGCCGGCGAGCTTGAGCACGGGCGGCACGATCGTGATGACCACCGCGATCCAAATCCACCGCGGTGCCCGGTCGGTGCGTCGGCGGAACAGGTGCGGCAGCCACCCCAGCGACCGCGCGAACACCAGCAGCAGCACGCCCATCACCAGGACCGGCAGGGTCACCCCGAGCAGCACACTCGTCGGGTCGCCGTACACGTCGTCGAGGTCGAGCGCCGGTCGGACGAGCAGCCCGATCAGCTGGCTGACGCCGAAGTAGACGAGCAGGTAGACCACCGTCAGCAGGACGGTGCGCCACCATCCTCCGCGTGCCCAGAAGCGCCGCCAT
This genomic interval carries:
- a CDS encoding low molecular weight phosphatase family protein, whose protein sequence is MSVRVLFVCSGNICRSPLGAQVLRARLGDAAASFDVESAGTIADDGAAMDGAAAEQSARLGGDPSAHASRYLTSDIVASADLVLTAERSHRAAAVQLAPRASKRAFTIKQFARVLQGLEAGDLDDVTTPQQLVERVARLRGTVPPPADPADDDVDDPYRRSTATHERVADEIDRALTVIAGALRAVA
- a CDS encoding CPBP family intramembrane glutamic endopeptidase, which translates into the protein MTDTSTSSGWRRFWARGGWWRTVLLTVVYLLVYFGVSQLIGLLVRPALDLDDVYGDPTSVLLGVTLPVLVMGVLLLVFARSLGWLPHLFRRRTDRAPRWIWIAVVITIVPPVLKLAGTDWSRFSAPLVLSILFMGLCVGLAEELLTRGFAVDLLERHGYSERAVFVLSSLVFGLIHLQNLLGGGNPLLVFATVGYAVGFGAMMYLALRVSRWLVVPMLLHALTDPTTLMAAGGLNDATATAGSPSALVTVASLFNFVYIVFGVVAVFLLPGRRRAGRSAEPAASRPGG
- a CDS encoding SpoIIE family protein phosphatase, which codes for MSRPTSIFDSALVRQAPISGLVGLAVLLTTVVPDMPVTGSAAFLASIVVVAVATLFAAFAPHAAALVPVVLVLDFVALALLRSGTGAGASVFTSMVVLPVVWWASLPRRRTIVFAMAGVVGVILAPFVLMPDGAPGVSELVRLGTTLIVFGSVAAVVHELAGRARASVEAAEEREQQVRTEIERAAVVQRSLLPSSADGSTISSTPFGSAAVHTRSLGTLQVAGTCLPAKSVGGDFFDWYPTDDGLALSLGDVMGKGVGAGLIAAAVRTTLRSARAVDDPSMALHRASDGLTAEDGRSVVAFTTLFHARLGSDGSMRWADAGHGLAFVLRADGGVERLRSSDLPLGLGIRDEWRTSTGTLDPGDMLIAFSDGVLDLFGGRDDAIDAVAALARGEADRDPAALVTVLAQRADAVVHDDDVTVVALCRQPVTVPAAVDADAGLARSV
- a CDS encoding L,D-transpeptidase, which gives rise to MTRTRTIRAASTTLAAALLLTLGLTACTAQDTTTSTKPTTTRSASATPDAYSAPSAAQIAILPEAQYNAVIGGLLPYYESTIPKAADETYTISADAPLYGDDHSKPVARLAAKNFLGDPTVVVPVKVSGPWAMVMTPARQALPSAVKDGAAAQSAAWIRRDLLTKQTALKDHVVISVGKQTVSIVGSDGKTVQEFPAGVGAGGTPTPTGVIGYIQARYLDPAQNQTVHPIQLTTLHSSAADEPYGGNDGGLIGVHYESVARGAVSHGCVRLDGDAVDAVNALPVGTVVQIVA
- a CDS encoding adenylosuccinate synthase; this encodes MPAAVIIGAQWGDEGKGKATDLLGSRIDYVVKFNGGNNAGHTVVVGGEKYALHLLPSGILTPGVTPVIGNGVVVDIEVLFQELDALKARGVDVSKLRVSANAHVITHYHRTIDKVTERFLGKRQIGTTGRGIGPTYADKINRVGIRIQDIFDENILRQKVEAALDQKNHLLVKVFNRRAIDVDEVVESLLSFADRLRPMVADTALEIHQALERGDTVLFEAGQATMLDVDHGTYPFVTSSSATAGGAATGSGIGPGKLERIIGIVKAYTTRVGAGPFPTELFDESGEFLRANGFEFGTTTGRPRRCGWYDAPIARYTARINGVTDFVLTKLDVLTGLDTIPVCVAYEVDGQRVDEVPVNQSDFHHAKPVYQEFPGWTEDITGARSFEDLPKNAQDYVLAVEAMSGARISAIGVGPGRDAIVVRHDLLGA